In Amaranthus tricolor cultivar Red isolate AtriRed21 chromosome 3, ASM2621246v1, whole genome shotgun sequence, a single window of DNA contains:
- the LOC130808021 gene encoding arabinogalactan protein 1-like has product MHRLIVIPFFVGLILLFHSIVPTNCLSPTHSPAPSPISHPKKSHSPSISPAHSPSSSPAHSPSISPAHSPMNSSPTATPPVSSPDTIAPVSSPPAIAPVSSPPAITPVSPVITPVSSPAEVPGIAASPVESIPSSSAPPVEAPTGLIPSIADSPAGSSPEASEGPMPIADDRSGSDVIFGVGGVLLSGMAVLVALGV; this is encoded by the coding sequence ATGCATAGATTAATTGTAATTCCATTTTTTGTTGGTTTGATTTTATTATTCCATTCAATTGTACCAACAAATTGTCTATCTCCTACTCATTCTCCTGCACCATCTCCGATTTCTCATCCTAAAAAATCTCATTCTCCCTCGATTTCTCCGGCGCATTCTCCATCGAGTTCTCCAGCGCATTCTCCATCGATTTCTCCGGCGCATTCTCCGATGAATTCATCACCGACGGCGACTCCTCCAGTGAGTTCTCCTGATACAATCGCTCCTGTTTCGTCGCCACCTGCGATCGCTCCTGTTTCGTCGCCACCAGCGATCACTCCTGTTTCTCCGGTGATTACTCCAGTGAGTTCTCCGGCGGAGGTTCCGGGGATTGCTGCATCACCTGTGGAGAGCATTCCATCGAGTTCTGCTCCTCCGGTCGAGGCGCCTACTGGATTGATTCCTTCTATAGCCGATTCTCCGGCAGGTTCTTCACCGGAGGCGTCCGAAGGGCCGATGCCGATTGCGGATGATCGGTCAGGATCAGATGTTATATTTGGGGTTGGAGGTGTACTTTTGAGTGGGATGGCTGTTTTGGTTGCTTTGGGTGTTTAA